From the genome of Nocardia sp. NBC_01503, one region includes:
- a CDS encoding zinc-binding dehydrogenase produces the protein MNMLAARLHLGPNRRLELDEVPVPEPGPDHVLVKVEAAGVCLSDVHLIDGTLTPLFLKGDVVTLGHEVAGTVHQLGPGVTAAEVGDRVLLQAGEVRGAATFTRGVDYDGGWAEYTLARVDTLVPIPDELPFEQACFIPDAVSTPWAAVTATGEVKAGEAVGVWGVGGLGAHGVQLLRLVGAAPIIAVDPLPAARERALEFGADFAFDPADPDLRQKIFQATGTGLAAAFDFAGVAAVREQAAVCLAPKGRLVLVGLTNKPITITGGTAFSFFQQQLRGHYGSEPDHVTQLVKLQGLNRVDFSRSVSAVVPLADAAKAVHALDAKEGNPIRIVLKP, from the coding sequence ATGAACATGCTGGCCGCACGACTACACCTGGGACCGAATCGCAGGCTGGAACTCGACGAGGTGCCGGTGCCCGAGCCCGGACCGGATCATGTGCTGGTGAAGGTGGAGGCGGCGGGGGTGTGCCTGTCGGATGTGCATCTCATCGACGGGACGCTGACGCCGCTGTTCCTGAAGGGCGATGTCGTCACGCTCGGGCACGAGGTGGCCGGAACCGTGCACCAGCTCGGCCCGGGGGTCACCGCCGCCGAGGTCGGGGATCGGGTGTTGTTGCAGGCCGGGGAAGTTCGCGGTGCGGCCACCTTCACCCGCGGTGTGGATTACGACGGCGGCTGGGCCGAGTACACGCTCGCCCGCGTCGACACCCTGGTGCCGATTCCGGATGAACTGCCGTTCGAGCAGGCGTGCTTCATTCCGGACGCGGTCTCCACCCCGTGGGCCGCCGTCACCGCCACCGGTGAGGTGAAAGCCGGTGAGGCGGTGGGTGTCTGGGGTGTGGGCGGACTCGGCGCACACGGTGTGCAATTGCTGCGCCTGGTCGGCGCGGCACCGATCATCGCCGTCGATCCGCTGCCCGCCGCCCGCGAGCGCGCCCTGGAATTCGGCGCGGACTTCGCCTTCGATCCGGCCGATCCGGACCTGCGGCAGAAGATCTTCCAGGCCACCGGCACCGGACTCGCGGCCGCCTTCGACTTCGCGGGCGTGGCGGCGGTGCGCGAGCAGGCCGCCGTCTGCCTGGCTCCGAAGGGCCGTCTGGTGCTGGTCGGTCTGACCAACAAACCCATAACCATTACCGGCGGAACGGCTTTCAGCTTCTTCCAGCAGCAGCTGCGCGGACATTACGGCTCCGAGCCGGATCATGTCACCCAGCTGGTGAAGTTGCAGGGTTTGAACCGGGTCGACTTCTCGCGGTCGGTCAGCGCGGTGGTGCCGCTGGCCGATGCCGCCAAGGCGGTGCACGCCCTGGATGCCAAGGAAGGCAACCCGATTCGGATCGTGCTGAAGCCTTGA
- a CDS encoding alpha/beta fold hydrolase, protein MENFAYDGTRLSYLQRGDSGPPVVMLHNAGSSHVIWTPQITALARKYRVYALDLPGYGSADQPESGYTLDRYAELVRQFLLDRQLSRVAMVGNCLGSAISLTLARRYPELFRAVVAINPLTESTAMHGDLRVPARITRGLPDPAARALFDWHTPKWFARGTIRSWFSSGRAYRECPYVQPLSAGFPARALVGLVRDLSCFAALDDWPDREQLPPVCTIWGTENRVLSAAAGRTLNAQLRPERAEWLDRCGHVPMLERAPEVTAIITEFLATTDATDSHRHSEIPAESTPG, encoded by the coding sequence ATGGAAAACTTCGCGTACGACGGCACCCGCCTGAGCTATCTACAGCGGGGAGACAGCGGTCCGCCGGTGGTGATGCTGCACAATGCGGGCTCATCGCATGTGATCTGGACGCCCCAGATCACCGCGCTCGCAAGGAAATACCGGGTATACGCGCTGGACCTGCCCGGTTACGGGTCCGCCGATCAGCCCGAAAGTGGTTACACCCTCGATCGATACGCCGAACTGGTGCGGCAGTTCCTGCTCGACCGGCAGTTGTCCAGGGTCGCCATGGTCGGCAATTGCCTCGGCTCGGCCATCAGCCTGACCCTCGCGCGCCGGTATCCCGAACTCTTTCGCGCGGTGGTGGCGATCAATCCGCTCACCGAATCCACCGCCATGCACGGTGATCTGCGCGTACCCGCCCGCATCACCCGCGGTCTGCCCGATCCCGCCGCCCGCGCCCTCTTCGACTGGCATACGCCGAAGTGGTTCGCGCGCGGCACCATTCGATCCTGGTTCTCCAGTGGGCGCGCCTACCGCGAATGCCCGTATGTGCAGCCGCTTTCGGCGGGGTTCCCGGCGCGCGCCCTGGTCGGCCTGGTCCGCGACCTGTCTTGCTTTGCCGCCCTGGATGATTGGCCGGACCGCGAACAACTGCCGCCGGTCTGCACCATCTGGGGCACTGAGAATCGCGTGCTGTCCGCCGCCGCGGGCCGCACCCTGAACGCACAACTGCGCCCGGAACGCGCCGAATGGCTCGACCGGTGCGGGCATGTGCCCATGCTGGAGCGCGCGCCCGAGGTCACCGCCATCATCACCGAGTTCCTGGCAACGACGGATGCGACGGATAGTCACCGACACAGTGAGATCCCGGCCGAAAGCACGCCGGGATGA
- a CDS encoding TetR/AcrR family transcriptional regulator translates to MPRAGLSRTEVVAAGAQLADDLGYTNLALSPLAARLGVRTPSLYKHIDSLADLQHGIATLAMSELDQTLRDAMHGRSGSAALAAFAKAFRHYVTEYPGRYAATVGASTTGPEDPLLHSSTRVLESLQVVLRGYGIPERDMVHAIRTLRCTFHGFAALQASDGFQMREDVEDSFDWMIGFLDRGLSEIAHA, encoded by the coding sequence ATGCCTAGAGCCGGGCTCAGTAGGACCGAGGTTGTCGCGGCGGGCGCACAGCTCGCCGACGACCTCGGTTACACGAACCTGGCGCTCAGCCCCCTGGCCGCGCGGCTCGGTGTGCGAACACCCTCGCTGTACAAGCACATCGACAGCTTGGCCGACCTACAGCACGGCATCGCCACCCTCGCTATGAGCGAACTGGACCAGACCCTGCGCGATGCCATGCACGGACGTTCCGGCAGCGCGGCCCTGGCCGCGTTCGCGAAAGCCTTCCGCCACTATGTGACCGAGTATCCGGGCAGATACGCCGCCACCGTCGGCGCGAGCACCACCGGGCCCGAAGACCCACTACTGCACTCGAGTACACGAGTATTGGAATCCCTGCAGGTGGTGTTGCGCGGGTACGGCATCCCCGAACGCGACATGGTGCACGCCATCCGCACGCTGCGCTGCACCTTCCACGGCTTCGCCGCCCTGCAGGCGTCGGACGGCTTCCAGATGCGCGAAGACGTCGAGGACAGCTTCGACTGGATGATCGGGTTCCTGGACCGCGGACTCAGCGAGATCGCGCACGCCTGA
- a CDS encoding alpha/beta fold hydrolase, giving the protein MTEYMDIDGGRIAYDSIGEGPLVVLSHGIGDRRQSYRFLAPMIAAAGYRVVSTDLRGHGDSSMNWVSETGKEAISRTDVADDLLAVITKLNAGPAIIVGHSISGGAATIAAAKSPDLVRGIVEINPFTLTQKASVSALFTVSRYRRGMFPLMGTMMFKSLSLWEKYLNVAYPTKPADYAEYMAAGIAKLSEPGRMGEFMKTGKSTPADAQAQLPNVTQPALIIMGTADPDFPNPEAEGKAVIAALPAGLGSLGLVDNGGHYPHAQSPEQTAALILPFLKEHAHA; this is encoded by the coding sequence ATGACCGAATACATGGACATCGACGGTGGCCGGATCGCCTACGACTCGATCGGCGAAGGGCCGCTCGTGGTGCTCTCGCACGGCATCGGCGACCGCCGCCAGTCCTACCGCTTCCTGGCCCCGATGATCGCCGCCGCCGGATACCGGGTGGTCAGCACCGATCTGCGCGGGCACGGCGACTCCAGCATGAACTGGGTCTCCGAGACCGGTAAGGAGGCCATCAGCCGCACCGATGTGGCCGATGATCTGCTCGCCGTCATCACGAAGCTGAATGCCGGACCGGCGATCATCGTGGGGCACTCCATCTCCGGTGGCGCGGCCACCATCGCCGCCGCGAAATCACCCGACCTGGTGCGCGGCATTGTGGAGATCAACCCCTTCACACTGACCCAAAAAGCTTCGGTGAGTGCGCTGTTCACCGTATCCCGCTACCGCCGTGGCATGTTCCCGCTGATGGGAACCATGATGTTCAAGAGCCTCAGCCTGTGGGAGAAGTACCTGAACGTGGCCTACCCGACCAAGCCCGCCGACTACGCCGAGTACATGGCCGCCGGTATCGCCAAGCTGAGCGAACCCGGCCGCATGGGCGAATTCATGAAGACCGGCAAGTCGACCCCGGCCGACGCGCAGGCGCAACTGCCGAACGTCACCCAGCCCGCGCTGATCATCATGGGCACCGCCGATCCGGATTTCCCGAACCCGGAAGCCGAGGGCAAGGCCGTCATCGCCGCGCTCCCCGCCGGTCTGGGCAGCCTGGGCCTGGTCGACAACGGCGGCCACTACCCTCATGCACAGTCACCCGAGCAGACCGCCGCCCTGATTCTGCCGTTCTTGAAGGAGCACGCACATGCCTAG
- a CDS encoding DUF4097 family beta strand repeat-containing protein, whose amino-acid sequence MNNAFQTPAPIAITVDVLSAEVTVIASDRSDTVVTVQPADAAKKGDVRAAEHTKVEFAAGVLTVWTPKNWRTYAAFGGNPSIQVTIEAPAGSQLKATSGVGRLRTFGALGQSDLEIALGDILVDLAADSVTAKTSKGDIRIAEAVRGVLSLETSVGELEVGIHPGSAVQLETNTKQGSVRNRLPAVAGAQENIVRVYAHSALGNINVHNAEAVSARA is encoded by the coding sequence ATGAACAACGCATTCCAGACCCCCGCCCCCATCGCCATCACCGTCGACGTGCTCAGCGCCGAGGTCACCGTCATCGCCTCGGACCGCTCCGACACCGTCGTCACCGTCCAGCCCGCCGATGCGGCCAAGAAGGGTGACGTCCGCGCCGCCGAACACACCAAGGTCGAGTTCGCGGCCGGTGTCTTGACCGTGTGGACGCCGAAGAACTGGCGCACCTACGCCGCCTTCGGCGGCAACCCCTCGATCCAGGTGACCATCGAGGCGCCCGCCGGCTCCCAACTGAAGGCCACCTCCGGGGTGGGCCGACTGCGCACCTTCGGCGCACTCGGCCAGAGCGATCTGGAGATCGCGCTCGGCGACATCCTGGTCGACCTCGCCGCCGACTCGGTGACCGCCAAGACCTCGAAGGGCGATATCCGTATCGCCGAAGCCGTGCGCGGGGTGCTGAGCCTCGAGACCTCCGTCGGTGAGCTCGAGGTCGGTATCCACCCGGGCAGCGCGGTGCAACTGGAGACCAACACCAAGCAGGGCTCCGTGCGGAACCGGCTACCGGCGGTCGCCGGTGCGCAGGAGAACATCGTGCGGGTCTACGCGCACAGCGCGCTCGGCAATATCAATGTGCACAATGCCGAGGCGGTCAGCGCGCGAGCGTGA
- a CDS encoding BTAD domain-containing putative transcriptional regulator, producing MGRVQIGMLGPLEIRDGNGGSIEIPGARLRALLVALALEPGRVVPKTTLVDWIWGEQLPADAANSLQALVSRLRRLLPDGSLEAQAGGYRLAVEPRAVDAVRFEQLLDQARGGDDAEQAPLLREALELWRGTPMQDIGVQDSESFDAVITRLDGLRLAAMEDRYEAEIRLGHGTELITELTESVTRNPLRERLVAALMRALGGAGRSNEALTVYQQAREALADELGADPSPELSAVHVALLRGEFGVQVQDRKTNLRAELTSYVGKYGDIAVVRELIAEHRLTTLTGPGGSGKTRLAVETARTLLEDLPEGAWLVELASIGAGGDIAQSALAALGLRDALHGGAPDAEPMDRLIAAVRERETLLILDNCEHIIEAAATFAHRLLGECRRVRILATSREPLGITGEALWQVVPLTLPAADAAPDRIESSPAVQLLRDRAGAVRKELATDASLLPTMARVCRALDGIPLAIELAAARLRTMSLEQLADRLDDRFRLLTGGSRTAIPQHRTLRAVVDWSWELLTDAERTVLRRLAVFSGGASLEAAEQVCVGDTVEQWEVLELLTALTEKSLLLTTGDSGPRYRMLTTIEQYARERLDEAGEADSARRAHLAYFTELADTAEPQLRRADQLKWLTLLEAEHDNIAAAMRSALAAGDTAGAMRLAAPAGWYWWLGGHKAEGTEFVLAAADSAAEVDDETRAMVYAMVVHFLSSGRNDAVQLQDWIHKAAQFSRTSGARYPLLRFIGALERLLEGPDAILTAFEPLLTDDDPWVRALSRLQLGKMRITIGQPGTEADGYLETALDEFRAIGERWGVSFALTELADRIAMRGEFARAVTYFDEAIAVVTEVGAIEDLVRLRARQAQLYWLLDDSAASTTAMAEAQRYAEQAAWPSALTELALAKATLARWNGDAEQAHSQIASATKALGSETDQSQIDAIVHDLLGYLADDLDTARTEHAAAFEAAATAGYAPLIAQILVGIADLALRADQYEQAARLLAASTGVRGLRDLSQPDVRRIEQAARDRLGEAGFTEAIGDGAQADWHELVAVTLAR from the coding sequence ATGGGCCGGGTGCAGATCGGGATGCTTGGACCACTCGAAATCCGTGACGGCAACGGCGGATCGATCGAGATACCCGGCGCCCGGCTGCGGGCGCTGCTGGTCGCCCTCGCCCTCGAACCCGGCCGCGTGGTCCCGAAAACGACACTGGTCGACTGGATCTGGGGGGAACAACTCCCCGCCGACGCGGCGAACTCGCTGCAGGCACTGGTATCGCGACTGCGCAGACTGCTGCCGGACGGCTCGCTGGAGGCCCAGGCGGGTGGCTACCGGCTGGCGGTGGAGCCGCGCGCCGTTGATGCGGTTCGCTTCGAACAACTCCTGGACCAGGCCCGGGGCGGGGACGACGCCGAGCAGGCCCCGCTGCTGCGCGAAGCCCTCGAGCTGTGGCGCGGTACGCCCATGCAGGACATCGGAGTTCAGGACAGCGAGAGCTTCGACGCCGTGATCACCCGGCTCGACGGCTTGCGCCTGGCCGCGATGGAGGATCGCTACGAGGCGGAGATCCGGCTCGGCCACGGCACCGAACTGATCACCGAACTGACCGAGTCGGTCACCCGTAATCCGCTGCGGGAGCGGCTCGTCGCGGCGCTGATGCGGGCGCTCGGCGGCGCGGGCCGCAGCAATGAGGCCCTGACCGTATACCAGCAGGCTCGCGAGGCGCTCGCCGACGAACTGGGCGCGGACCCCTCACCCGAGCTGTCCGCCGTGCACGTGGCCCTGCTGCGCGGCGAATTCGGGGTACAGGTGCAGGACCGCAAGACCAATCTGCGCGCCGAATTGACCAGCTACGTGGGCAAATACGGTGATATCGCGGTGGTGCGCGAACTCATCGCCGAGCATCGGCTCACCACCCTGACCGGTCCGGGCGGCTCCGGTAAGACCCGGCTCGCGGTGGAGACCGCGCGGACCCTCCTCGAGGATCTGCCCGAGGGCGCCTGGCTGGTCGAGCTGGCCTCGATCGGCGCGGGCGGCGATATCGCCCAATCGGCGCTCGCAGCACTCGGACTGCGCGATGCGCTGCACGGTGGCGCGCCGGACGCGGAGCCCATGGACCGGCTCATCGCGGCGGTCCGCGAACGCGAAACCCTGCTGATCCTGGACAATTGCGAACACATCATCGAGGCGGCCGCGACCTTCGCGCACCGCCTGCTCGGCGAATGCCGCAGGGTGCGCATCCTGGCCACCAGTCGCGAACCGCTCGGCATCACCGGTGAGGCGCTCTGGCAGGTCGTCCCGCTGACCCTGCCCGCCGCGGACGCGGCCCCCGACCGGATCGAATCCTCCCCGGCCGTACAACTGTTGCGCGATCGGGCCGGTGCGGTGCGCAAGGAGCTCGCGACCGACGCGAGTCTGCTGCCGACCATGGCGCGCGTCTGCCGGGCGCTGGACGGAATTCCGCTCGCCATCGAATTGGCCGCGGCCAGATTGCGCACCATGTCCCTGGAGCAGCTCGCCGATCGCCTCGACGATCGCTTCCGACTGCTGACCGGGGGCAGCCGCACCGCGATACCGCAGCATCGCACCCTGCGCGCGGTGGTCGACTGGAGCTGGGAGCTGCTCACCGACGCCGAGCGAACGGTGCTGCGCCGCCTGGCGGTCTTCTCCGGTGGCGCGAGTCTCGAAGCGGCCGAACAGGTTTGCGTCGGCGATACGGTCGAACAGTGGGAGGTGCTGGAACTGCTGACCGCGCTCACCGAGAAGTCGCTGTTGCTCACCACCGGTGACAGCGGGCCGCGCTATCGCATGCTCACCACCATCGAGCAGTACGCCCGGGAGCGGCTCGACGAAGCGGGAGAAGCGGATTCGGCCCGGCGCGCGCACCTGGCGTACTTCACCGAACTCGCCGATACCGCCGAACCGCAGCTGCGCCGCGCCGACCAATTGAAGTGGCTCACGCTGCTCGAGGCCGAACATGACAATATCGCCGCCGCCATGCGGAGCGCGCTCGCCGCCGGCGATACGGCCGGAGCCATGCGGCTCGCCGCCCCCGCGGGCTGGTACTGGTGGCTCGGCGGGCATAAGGCCGAGGGCACGGAGTTCGTCCTCGCGGCCGCCGACTCTGCGGCGGAGGTGGACGACGAGACCCGCGCCATGGTGTACGCGATGGTCGTACATTTCCTCTCCTCCGGGCGCAATGACGCTGTCCAACTGCAGGATTGGATCCACAAGGCGGCCCAATTCAGCCGGACCAGCGGCGCCCGCTACCCGCTGCTGCGATTCATCGGCGCGCTCGAACGCCTACTGGAGGGTCCGGACGCGATACTGACCGCGTTCGAACCGCTGCTCACCGATGACGATCCCTGGGTGCGGGCGCTGTCCCGGCTACAGCTGGGCAAGATGCGAATCACCATCGGCCAGCCGGGCACCGAAGCCGACGGGTACCTCGAGACGGCGCTGGACGAGTTCCGGGCGATCGGCGAACGCTGGGGAGTGTCGTTCGCGCTGACCGAATTGGCGGACAGAATCGCCATGCGCGGCGAATTCGCCCGTGCGGTCACGTATTTCGACGAGGCGATCGCGGTGGTCACCGAGGTCGGCGCGATCGAGGATCTGGTTCGCCTGCGCGCACGGCAGGCCCAATTGTATTGGCTGCTGGATGATTCGGCGGCGAGCACGACCGCCATGGCCGAAGCGCAGCGGTATGCGGAGCAGGCGGCCTGGCCGAGCGCGCTGACCGAACTGGCCCTCGCGAAGGCCACCCTGGCGCGCTGGAACGGCGATGCCGAACAGGCGCACAGCCAGATCGCGTCCGCGACAAAGGCTTTGGGCAGCGAAACGGATCAGTCGCAGATCGATGCCATCGTGCACGATCTGCTCGGCTATCTCGCGGACGATCTCGACACGGCCCGCACCGAACACGCGGCGGCCTTCGAGGCGGCGGCCACAGCGGGGTACGCACCACTCATCGCCCAAATCCTGGTCGGCATAGCGGATCTGGCACTGCGCGCAGATCAGTATGAGCAGGCCGCGCGACTGCTGGCGGCGAGCACCGGAGTGCGCGGGCTGCGCGATCTCTCCCAACCGGATGTGCGCAGGATCGAGCAGGCGGCACGAGATCGCCTCGGTGAAGCGGGCTTCACCGAGGCGATAGGAGATGGGGCACAGGCGGACTGGCATGAACTGGTCGCGGTCACGCTCGCGCGCTGA
- a CDS encoding cytochrome P450, whose protein sequence is MNTETAPIPNGLPMERNAGPFDPPREITALRAARPVSPMLFPDGHQGWLVTGYDAARKLLADTRFSSRLDVEVIHVPFEIPGMPIATEPSPQIPGMFIAMDPPDHTRLRRKLTGAFTLRRMKELQDHITDVVERQLDAMAALTPPVDLVKEFALPVPSLVICELLGVPYSDRDSFQANSAKFMVKEQSLEEKMGAYIALNTYLGELVTNKRAAPDEDILSDLARDEDLSIEELTGIAFLLLLAGHETTANMLSLGTFALLEHPDQAAALRADPELYHDAVDELLRYLSVADIFYRFATEDIELGGEIIPKGATVVVSLLAANRDPERFENPDTLDVMRQARGHLAFGHAVHLCLGQQLGRLEMRAGFAGLLRRFPTLALAVPASEVPLRTDMNIYGVHALPVTWTDTAE, encoded by the coding sequence ATGAACACTGAAACGGCTCCCATTCCGAACGGCCTGCCGATGGAGCGCAATGCGGGTCCCTTCGATCCGCCGCGCGAGATCACCGCGCTGCGCGCGGCCCGTCCGGTCAGTCCGATGCTCTTCCCCGACGGTCACCAGGGCTGGCTCGTCACCGGTTATGACGCGGCCCGAAAGCTGCTGGCCGACACCCGATTCAGCTCGCGCCTGGATGTCGAGGTCATTCATGTGCCCTTCGAGATTCCGGGTATGCCGATCGCCACCGAACCCTCCCCGCAGATTCCGGGCATGTTCATCGCCATGGATCCGCCGGACCATACCCGGCTGCGGCGCAAGCTGACCGGCGCCTTCACCCTGCGGCGCATGAAGGAGCTGCAGGATCACATCACCGATGTGGTCGAGCGCCAGCTGGACGCGATGGCGGCGCTGACCCCGCCGGTCGATCTGGTCAAGGAGTTCGCGCTGCCGGTGCCGTCGCTGGTGATCTGTGAACTGCTCGGCGTCCCGTACTCCGATCGCGACAGCTTCCAGGCGAACTCGGCCAAGTTCATGGTCAAGGAGCAGTCGCTGGAGGAGAAGATGGGCGCGTACATCGCGCTCAACACCTACCTGGGCGAGCTGGTCACGAACAAGCGCGCCGCCCCCGATGAGGACATCCTCTCCGATCTGGCCCGCGATGAGGATCTGAGCATCGAGGAGCTCACCGGAATCGCCTTCCTGCTGCTGCTCGCGGGGCATGAGACCACCGCGAACATGTTGTCGCTGGGCACCTTCGCGCTGCTGGAGCATCCGGACCAGGCGGCCGCGCTGCGCGCCGATCCGGAGCTGTACCACGATGCCGTCGATGAGCTGCTGCGGTATCTGTCGGTCGCCGATATCTTCTATCGCTTCGCCACCGAGGACATCGAGCTCGGCGGGGAGATCATCCCCAAGGGCGCGACGGTCGTGGTCTCGCTGCTGGCCGCCAATCGCGATCCGGAGCGTTTCGAGAATCCGGACACCCTCGATGTCATGCGGCAGGCCCGCGGTCACCTGGCCTTCGGTCACGCCGTGCACCTGTGCCTGGGGCAGCAACTGGGTCGCCTGGAGATGCGGGCCGGGTTCGCCGGACTGCTGCGCCGCTTCCCGACGCTCGCGCTCGCGGTCCCCGCTTCGGAGGTTCCGCTGCGGACCGACATGAATATCTACGGCGTCCACGCGCTGCCCGTGACCTGGACGGATACCGCCGAGTAG
- the lon gene encoding endopeptidase La, with translation MTNPQNLPVLFLTDPIVLPGMIVPIELDESAQAAIDAARAGKVNQVLVAPRLDEGYASYGVVATIEQVGRMRGGAPAAVLKAEGRAKIGHGVTGPGAALWVEAEPVEVPESDGRTKDLAAEYKKLVVAVLQRREAWQVIDAVNQLNDPSAIADVAGWAPYLSHDQKRELLETLDATTRLTKLIEWTKQHIAETEVNEKISEEVREGVEKSQREFLLRQQLNAIRKELGEGEPDGADDYRTRVETADLPENIREAALREVDRLERSSDQSPESGWIRTWLDTVLELPFSVKTADSTDVSAARAVLDADHHGLDEVKDRMVEYLAVRARRAARGLEVVGGRGSGAVLVLVGPPGVGKTSLGESVARALGRKFVRVALGGVRDEAEIRGHRRTYVGALPGRIVRAMKEAGSMNPVVLLDEIDKVGSDFRGDPAAALLEVLDPAQNHTFRDHYLDLDLDLSDVLFIATANVMDTIPGPLLDRMELITVDGYTEDDKVAIARDFLIPRQLERNALTADEVQVSAEALREIAANYTREAGVRQMERLIAKALRKAATKLSESTDVSDAESIITSGEFVPDSPAELGYEPELGYEKASGPERLVIGLGDLKDYLGRPRFTPDGVERTAVPGVATGLAVTGAGGDVLYIEANAAEGDRSLTLTGQLGDVMKESAQIALTYVRSHLEEIGIEPKVLDRNIHIHFPAGAVPKDGPSAGVTMVTALVSLALDRQVRADVGMTGEVTLNGRVLPIGGVKQKLLAAQRAGLKTVFIPARNEPDLDEVPAEVLAALDVRPVADVAEILAYAIEPVIEPALDGRPLSATA, from the coding sequence GTGACCAACCCACAGAACCTGCCGGTCCTATTCCTGACCGATCCGATCGTGCTCCCCGGCATGATCGTGCCGATCGAGCTGGACGAGTCCGCACAGGCCGCAATCGATGCCGCCCGGGCGGGCAAGGTCAACCAGGTGTTGGTCGCGCCTCGCCTGGATGAGGGCTACGCCAGCTACGGCGTGGTCGCCACCATCGAACAGGTCGGCCGGATGCGCGGTGGCGCCCCGGCTGCGGTGCTCAAGGCCGAGGGCCGCGCCAAGATCGGACACGGTGTGACCGGTCCCGGCGCGGCGCTCTGGGTCGAAGCCGAGCCGGTCGAGGTCCCCGAATCCGACGGCCGCACCAAAGACCTTGCCGCCGAATACAAGAAGCTCGTCGTGGCCGTACTGCAGCGCCGTGAGGCGTGGCAGGTCATCGACGCCGTCAATCAGCTGAACGATCCCTCCGCCATCGCGGACGTCGCCGGTTGGGCTCCCTACCTGAGCCACGACCAGAAGCGCGAACTGCTCGAAACCCTGGACGCCACCACCCGATTGACCAAGTTGATCGAGTGGACCAAGCAGCACATCGCCGAGACCGAGGTCAACGAGAAGATCAGCGAGGAGGTGCGCGAGGGCGTCGAGAAGTCGCAGCGCGAATTCCTGCTGCGCCAGCAGCTCAACGCGATTCGCAAGGAGCTCGGCGAGGGCGAGCCCGACGGTGCGGACGACTACCGCACCCGGGTCGAGACCGCCGATCTGCCGGAGAACATTCGTGAGGCCGCGCTGCGCGAGGTCGATCGCCTGGAGCGTTCCAGCGATCAGAGTCCGGAATCCGGTTGGATCCGCACCTGGCTGGACACCGTCCTGGAGCTGCCGTTCAGCGTGAAAACCGCTGACAGCACCGATGTCTCGGCCGCCCGCGCGGTACTGGACGCCGATCACCACGGGCTGGACGAGGTGAAGGACCGCATGGTCGAGTACCTGGCGGTGCGTGCCCGCCGGGCCGCGCGCGGTCTGGAGGTCGTCGGCGGTCGTGGTTCGGGCGCGGTGCTGGTGCTGGTGGGTCCGCCCGGCGTGGGTAAGACCTCCCTGGGCGAGTCCGTGGCACGGGCGCTGGGCCGCAAGTTCGTTCGCGTCGCCCTGGGCGGCGTGCGTGACGAGGCCGAGATCCGTGGTCACCGGCGCACCTATGTGGGCGCACTGCCCGGTCGCATCGTGCGCGCCATGAAGGAGGCGGGGTCGATGAATCCCGTTGTCCTGCTGGACGAGATCGACAAGGTCGGCTCCGACTTCCGCGGTGATCCGGCGGCGGCGCTGCTCGAGGTCCTGGACCCCGCGCAGAACCACACCTTCCGCGATCACTACCTGGATCTGGATCTGGACCTGTCCGATGTGCTGTTCATCGCGACCGCGAATGTCATGGACACCATTCCCGGCCCGCTGCTGGACCGCATGGAACTGATCACCGTGGACGGTTACACCGAGGATGACAAGGTCGCCATCGCCCGTGACTTCCTGATCCCGCGTCAGCTCGAGCGCAACGCGCTCACCGCCGACGAGGTGCAGGTCAGTGCCGAGGCGCTGCGCGAGATCGCCGCCAACTACACCCGGGAGGCCGGTGTCCGCCAGATGGAGCGCCTGATCGCCAAGGCGCTGCGCAAGGCGGCGACCAAACTCTCGGAGTCGACGGACGTGAGCGACGCCGAAAGCATCATCACCTCGGGCGAGTTCGTGCCGGACAGCCCGGCGGAGCTGGGCTACGAGCCCGAGTTGGGCTACGAAAAGGCGTCCGGCCCGGAGCGTCTGGTAATCGGACTGGGTGATCTGAAGGACTACCTGGGCCGTCCGCGCTTCACCCCCGACGGGGTGGAACGCACCGCGGTCCCCGGTGTGGCAACGGGTTTGGCGGTGACCGGCGCCGGTGGCGATGTCCTCTACATCGAGGCCAACGCCGCCGAGGGCGACCGCTCCCTGACCCTCACCGGTCAGCTGGGTGACGTCATGAAGGAGTCGGCGCAGATCGCCCTCACCTACGTGCGCTCACACCTGGAGGAGATCGGTATCGAACCGAAGGTCCTCGACCGCAATATCCACATCCACTTCCCGGCAGGCGCGGTCCCCAAGGACGGCCCGTCGGCGGGCGTCACCATGGTCACCGCCCTGGTGTCCCTGGCCCTGGACCGTCAGGTCCGAGCGGATGTCGGTATGACCGGCGAGGTCACCCTCAACGGCCGAGTCCTGCCCATCGGCGGCGTCAAGCAGAAGCTGCTGGCCGCCCAGCGCGCGGGCCTGAAGACCGTCTTCATCCCCGCCCGCAATGAACCGGACCTCGACGAAGTCCCCGCCGAAGTCCTCGCCGCCCTGGATGTCCGCCCCGTCGCCGACGTGGCGGAGATCCTCGCCTACGCCATCGAACCGGTCATCGAACCGGCCCTCGACGGCCGCCCCCTGAGCGCCACCGCCTAG